A genomic stretch from Amia ocellicauda isolate fAmiCal2 chromosome 23, fAmiCal2.hap1, whole genome shotgun sequence includes:
- the LOC136719416 gene encoding zona pellucida sperm-binding protein 4-like, producing the protein MERSGMSVRVWSLVCLLMAAAVDVSIAQGQNCSVSDNEKMVCGAPAISRADCEASNCCFDQRGRQPCYYSNEGEWYGQNLVQTAPERIALLIFSPLPPVTVQCTTDGQFVVVVPRNVTRPPLSLDTVSLLGGQGAPCSPVGTTAGFALFQFPVSACGSTLKVRKRFPALGGDVVYENTMSSKRDVQEGPDGSITRDSYYELTFLCKYSGTLVHGHAMYWFPMHAGFLKLSVVPPVEAVYDAYYGDGDYPVTKVLRDPVYVEVRILNRTDPNIVLTLEDCWATSTPSPLGQPQWSLLVAGCPYRDDQYQTTLVPVAGSSGLPYPTHYKRFIVQMFTFVDAGSQLPLKAKVRVYWPRNATFPMAALYCTASRAPPGVHPL; encoded by the exons ATGGAGAGGTCTGGGATGAGCGTGCGGGTCTGGAGTCTTGTCTGTCTGCTGATGGCGGCTGCGGTGGACGTGTCTATAGCCCAGGGTCAGAACTGCTCGGTTAGTGACAACGAGAAAATGGTGTGTGGCGCCCCTGCAATCAGTAGAGCCGACTGTGAAGCGAGTAACTGCTGCTTTGATCAGAGGGGAAGACAGCCCTGTTATTACAGCAATGAGGGTGAGTGGTATGGGCAAAATCTCGTACAAACGGCTCCTGAGCGCATTGCTTTGCTaatcttctcccctctccctccagtgactgtgcaatgcaccacGGATGGTCAGTTTGTGGTTGTAGTACCCAGGAATGTGACCAGGCCTCCGCTGAGCCTTGACACCGTCAGCCTGCTGGGGGGTCAGGGTGCCCCCTGCAGCCCTGTTGGCACCACTGCTGGCTTTGCCTTGTTCCAGTTCCCAGTCAGTGCCTGTGGCAGCACACTGAAGGTGAGGAAGCGGTTCCCAGCTTTG GGTGGCGATGTGGTGTACGAGAACACGATGTCCTCTAAACGTGATGTGCAGGAGGGGCCTGATGGCTCCATCACCAGGGACAGCTACTATGA GCTGACCTTCCTGTGCAAGTATTCGGGCA cccttGTACATGGCCATGCTATGTACTGGTTTCCAATGCATGCTGGCTTCCTAAAGCTCTCCGTCGTTCCTCCTGTAGAAGCTGTGTATGACGCCTACTACGGTGATGGGGACTACCCCGTGACCAAGGTCCTGCGGGATCCTGTGTATGTTGAGGTTCGCATCCTGAATAGGACCGACCCCAACATTGTCCTGACTCTGGAAGACTGCTGGGCAACTTCCACCCCCAGCCCGCTCGGCCAGCCCCAGTGGAGCCTGCTGGTTGCTGG GTGTCCGTACAGAGATGACCAGTACCAGACCACCTTGGTTCCTGTGGCTGGCTCTTCAGGGCTGCCATACCCAACGCACTACAAGCGCTTCATCGTGCAGATGTTCACTTTTGTGGATGCTGGCTCCCAGCTCCCTCTGAAGGCGAAGGTAAGGGTCTATTGGCCAAGGAACGCCACATTCCCCATGGcggcattgtattgtactgcatctCGTGCTCCCCCAGGTGTTCATCCACtgtag